In Pectobacterium actinidiae, the DNA window TGCTGAATGACTCGGTGTAGCGGCGGCCATAGTTGGTCGGCAAACGGATCTGCATGAGCAGCGGCTGGGCGTTAGCCTGTTTAACCAGCGTAATGATTTTCGTCAGATCCTGCTCGATATTGGGTGCAGGGAATCCCCGAAGCCCGTCATTGCCGCCCAGTTCAATCAACACCCAACGTGGCTGATGCTGTTTCAGCAGAGCAGGAAGACGCGCCAGAGCCTGTGTGGTGGTGTCTCCGCTAATGCTGGCGTTAACCACCGCGACGCCTTTTTTCTGCGTCTGCCACTGCGTGTTCAATAGCGTTGGCCACGCGTTAGCGATCGGCATCTGATAGCCGGCACTGAGGCTATCGCCCAGAATTAATAATGTGTCAGCGGCGAAAGCGCGTACGCTGCATAATCCCAGAAGCAAAAGGACGAAAACATGTTTGCGAAGACCAGCCCAGCGAGTGCT includes these proteins:
- the tesA gene encoding multifunctional acyl-CoA thioesterase I/protease I/lysophospholipase L1; its protein translation is MMNFKNVFYVRSFAWRSTRWAGLRKHVFVLLLLGLCSVRAFAADTLLILGDSLSAGYQMPIANAWPTLLNTQWQTQKKGVAVVNASISGDTTTQALARLPALLKQHQPRWVLIELGGNDGLRGFPAPNIEQDLTKIITLVKQANAQPLLMQIRLPTNYGRRYTESFSNIYPKLAEQSALPLLPFFMEQVYLKPEWMMEDGIHPTRDAQPFIAEWMAKQLEPLVNHES